The following are from one region of the Cytobacillus firmus genome:
- a CDS encoding ATP-binding protein produces the protein MYKHTGQISLVLISVLFTSYQSIISHEKFLSFDFFLFTGIAWFVGWQFDKSRYYAKKARASEGSYKMLLESLPVSVLIHKDYVILYANSAAVSAMSKLNTDSLVGLSLLDIVESDYQGRLHERYQHISTEKELLNNTEYMIKRSDGTRSYFEISSLYVEFEGKEAILSIGTDISDKKKEQEQLLQKSEKLALLGQMAAGIAHEIRNPLTSIKGFVQLFKSSSQKEEYFDIVLSELDRINGIVGEFLVLAKPTANIFEKQDLTKLISEVILLSNTQSILNNVEIKVENKVNAPMIHCERNQLKQVFLNIIKNAIEAMPDGGQLTIKVMKKTGNTISVQFIDQGVGISEDRIPSLGEPFYTTKEKGTGLGLMICYKIIENHNGRLTIESKVGEGTKMEIELPFEGVNLEGNENRKTVLT, from the coding sequence ATGTATAAACATACAGGTCAAATTTCACTTGTGCTTATTTCGGTTTTATTTACTTCCTATCAATCTATTATTTCGCATGAAAAGTTTCTTTCTTTTGACTTTTTTCTTTTTACAGGTATTGCCTGGTTTGTAGGCTGGCAGTTTGACAAAAGCAGGTACTATGCAAAAAAAGCGCGGGCCAGCGAGGGAAGCTATAAAATGCTTCTGGAATCACTTCCGGTTTCCGTGCTCATACATAAGGACTATGTAATTTTATATGCAAACTCTGCAGCTGTCAGTGCCATGTCGAAATTAAATACTGATTCATTAGTTGGCCTATCGCTTCTTGATATTGTTGAATCTGACTATCAGGGCCGCTTACATGAACGATATCAACACATAAGTACAGAGAAGGAGCTTCTCAACAATACTGAATATATGATTAAACGCAGTGATGGAACCAGGAGTTATTTTGAAATTTCATCACTTTATGTGGAATTTGAAGGAAAAGAGGCCATCCTCTCGATCGGGACAGATATTTCTGATAAAAAAAAGGAACAGGAACAGCTTCTGCAAAAATCGGAAAAGCTGGCACTTCTAGGTCAGATGGCAGCCGGCATTGCACATGAAATCCGGAACCCGCTTACATCGATCAAAGGGTTTGTTCAGCTTTTCAAGTCCAGCAGCCAAAAAGAAGAGTATTTTGATATTGTGCTTTCGGAATTGGACCGCATTAATGGAATCGTTGGTGAATTTTTAGTGCTGGCCAAGCCGACTGCGAACATATTCGAAAAGCAAGACCTGACAAAATTAATCAGCGAAGTGATTCTCCTGAGCAATACCCAGTCTATTTTAAATAACGTGGAAATAAAGGTAGAAAATAAGGTTAATGCCCCAATGATTCATTGTGAGAGAAATCAATTGAAGCAAGTATTCCTCAATATTATTAAGAATGCGATTGAAGCCATGCCGGACGGAGGCCAATTAACGATTAAAGTCATGAAAAAGACCGGCAATACCATTTCCGTTCAATTCATCGATCAAGGGGTTGGCATTTCAGAAGACCGTATCCCAAGCCTTGGGGAACCCTTTTACACAACAAAGGAAAAAGGAACCGGTCTGGGTCTGATGATTTGCTATAAAATTATCGAAAACCATAATGGCCGCTTAACCATCGAAAGCAAAGTGGGGGAAGGCACGAAGATGGAGATTGAACTTCCATTTGAAGGGGTTAATTTAGAAGGCAATGAAAATAGAAAAACAGTTTTGACCTAG
- a CDS encoding redoxin domain-containing protein, with amino-acid sequence MVELHENMDKLEDLDANMYIVSNNQPEQQLELYQALEEKMGKSLPFISDPEMKLIEQAGMKNGDTAYRGYAVMNTKGEIVFNKVNDHWGEEIDTTAEDLKKELSN; translated from the coding sequence CTGGTCGAGCTGCATGAGAATATGGATAAATTAGAAGATCTGGATGCCAATATGTATATCGTCAGCAATAATCAGCCTGAGCAGCAGCTAGAGCTTTATCAGGCTCTGGAAGAAAAGATGGGGAAAAGCCTCCCGTTTATTTCTGATCCGGAAATGAAGCTCATCGAACAGGCCGGAATGAAAAATGGCGATACTGCCTACAGGGGCTATGCTGTAATGAATACGAAAGGCGAGATCGTGTTCAACAAGGTCAATGACCATTGGGGAGAAGAAATTGATACAACTGCAGAAGATCTAAAAAAGGAACTCTCCAATTAA
- a CDS encoding LysM peptidoglycan-binding domain-containing protein, whose translation MKKIKQAIAAGVLSLAVIFSGGSVLADHSGDKEIAVVKKGDTLYSLSKKHHLSVTQIKELNDLTGTTIYPGQRLILSGEEALYHKIIAGSFSKKENAEKRADLLEEKQIPAAITTAVIDDKTYYRVQAGAFKDRRNAVKQLEAVKKAGIKDAFILSSGELHIFGLKPGDDYDDILARMGKPKKTETQLNIKSLYYQADGAGVRATLNMKDGSIGSLSVYPEYLSPRLFPALPFTKAEAVKLYGEANKTETVTCYESAKCEELTYQLDDFELKVRIDRDQATVQFLEITDR comes from the coding sequence ATGAAGAAAATCAAACAGGCAATTGCAGCAGGAGTCTTATCTCTGGCAGTTATTTTTTCAGGGGGATCAGTTTTAGCGGACCACAGCGGCGATAAAGAAATAGCTGTGGTCAAAAAAGGGGATACTTTATATTCCCTGTCTAAGAAGCATCATCTGAGTGTGACGCAGATTAAGGAGCTGAATGATTTAACAGGTACGACCATCTATCCCGGTCAGCGTCTCATTCTATCCGGAGAGGAGGCTTTATATCATAAGATTATTGCCGGTTCTTTCAGCAAAAAAGAGAATGCGGAAAAGCGGGCAGACTTGCTGGAGGAAAAACAAATTCCAGCGGCAATTACCACGGCTGTCATTGATGACAAAACATATTACCGTGTGCAGGCAGGTGCTTTTAAGGACAGGAGGAATGCTGTGAAGCAGCTGGAGGCAGTCAAAAAAGCAGGAATTAAAGATGCCTTCATTCTTTCCAGCGGTGAGCTTCATATTTTTGGCTTAAAGCCTGGAGATGACTATGATGATATCTTAGCGAGAATGGGCAAGCCAAAAAAGACTGAGACTCAGCTCAATATTAAAAGCCTTTACTACCAGGCTGATGGTGCCGGTGTAAGAGCAACCTTAAATATGAAGGATGGTTCAATTGGCAGCCTTTCTGTATATCCGGAATATTTAAGCCCGCGTCTGTTCCCTGCTCTTCCCTTTACTAAGGCAGAAGCAGTTAAATTGTATGGCGAAGCTAACAAAACAGAAACGGTGACTTGTTACGAATCAGCCAAGTGTGAAGAGTTAACCTACCAGCTTGATGATTTTGAACTCAAAGTCCGGATTGATAGGGATCAAGCAACTGTTCAGTTTTTGGAAATAACCGATCGTTAA
- a CDS encoding glutamate-5-semialdehyde dehydrogenase: MELIHKGQKAKKAAAELAKKSTQQKNRALELISEQLMQEKDFILTENEKDLDAGKEKGMSDALLDRLRLNEARLKDMADALIQLARLEDPVGEIISDWERPNGLEITQVRVPLGVVGMIYEARPNVTVDASSLCLKTGNAVMLRGSSTAIHSNKAIVKVIHHALEKSDLPRDAVQLIEDTSRETASAMFKLNEYLDVLIPRGGAKLIKTVVEQSTVPVLETGAGNCHIYIDESAHKEMAISIAVNAKTQRPSVCNACETILVHREWEGLNDLVKALKEKGVLIHGGEGVSGEGIIPAAEEDWAAEYLGLEVALKVTESVEEAIVHINRFGTKHSEAIISSNTENVEKFLNEVDAAAVYHNASTRFTDGFEFGFGAEIGISTQKLHARGPMGLPALTSTKYIVKGNGQVKK; the protein is encoded by the coding sequence ATGGAGTTAATTCATAAAGGCCAAAAAGCGAAAAAGGCAGCAGCAGAGCTGGCAAAAAAGTCGACACAGCAAAAAAATCGTGCACTTGAACTGATCTCAGAGCAGCTGATGCAGGAGAAGGATTTTATTTTAACAGAAAATGAAAAGGACCTTGACGCAGGTAAGGAAAAGGGAATGAGCGATGCTCTATTGGACCGTCTGCGGTTAAATGAAGCCCGGCTTAAGGATATGGCGGACGCACTTATCCAGCTTGCCCGGCTGGAAGATCCAGTTGGAGAGATTATTTCCGATTGGGAACGGCCAAACGGGCTTGAGATAACACAGGTTCGGGTCCCGCTTGGTGTTGTCGGCATGATCTATGAAGCGCGCCCAAATGTAACGGTCGATGCATCCAGCTTATGCTTGAAGACAGGCAATGCTGTGATGCTGCGCGGAAGTTCTACTGCCATTCATTCCAATAAGGCAATTGTGAAAGTGATTCATCATGCATTGGAAAAGAGTGACCTGCCGCGTGATGCGGTTCAGCTTATTGAGGATACAAGCCGGGAAACTGCTTCAGCTATGTTCAAGCTGAACGAATACCTGGATGTCCTGATTCCGCGGGGAGGGGCAAAGCTGATTAAGACAGTTGTGGAACAATCCACAGTCCCAGTGCTTGAGACAGGTGCCGGCAATTGCCATATTTATATTGATGAAAGTGCCCATAAGGAAATGGCAATTAGCATAGCGGTTAATGCCAAAACCCAGCGTCCGTCCGTTTGCAATGCTTGTGAAACGATCCTTGTTCACAGAGAGTGGGAGGGGCTGAACGATCTTGTGAAAGCACTAAAGGAAAAAGGGGTTTTGATTCATGGCGGTGAAGGTGTCAGCGGGGAAGGGATCATCCCGGCCGCAGAAGAGGATTGGGCCGCTGAATATTTAGGGTTGGAAGTCGCATTGAAAGTGACGGAAAGCGTGGAAGAGGCCATTGTTCATATCAACCGCTTTGGTACAAAACATTCTGAAGCGATTATCTCTTCAAACACAGAAAATGTGGAAAAATTTCTGAATGAAGTCGATGCAGCGGCCGTTTACCATAATGCCTCCACCCGTTTCACAGATGGATTCGAATTTGGGTTCGGCGCTGAAATCGGCATCAGCACCCAAAAGCTTCATGCCCGGGGTCCGATGGGGCTGCCGGCTTTGACATCGACGAAATATATTGTGAAAGGAAATGGGCAGGTGAAGAAGTAA
- a CDS encoding YqhV family protein has product MFLFLDKAILGMAILRLISGSIEIFVALLILKMNDIEKALIMNSSLALIGPPVLLLTTVIGLTGMADKVSLSKILWVICGVGCILYGVKGR; this is encoded by the coding sequence ATGTTCCTGTTTCTTGATAAAGCAATTCTCGGTATGGCCATTCTGCGCCTTATTTCCGGAAGCATTGAAATTTTTGTGGCACTATTAATCTTAAAAATGAATGATATCGAAAAAGCCTTGATTATGAATAGTTCACTGGCCCTTATTGGACCGCCTGTGCTTCTCCTGACGACAGTCATTGGATTGACCGGAATGGCTGATAAAGTTTCATTAAGCAAGATCCTGTGGGTGATTTGCGGGGTTGGCTGCATTCTGTATGGGGTTAAAGGGAGATAG
- a CDS encoding FdhF/YdeP family oxidoreductase: MGKTKHPGPQNKKAMPDPKHWVSPIPFGLGKIKPKHMRDTAKILWENKDNIGYATNILTKGVCDGCALGVSGLYDQTLKGPHVCTTRLNVLRLNTAGAIKPDILHADIDELRKYDSTELRKLGRIPYPMIRRKGERKFSRITWDDAMNMIAEKMKVLDPKQYAFYLTSRGITNESYYVAGKVARFLGTNHIDNASRICHSPSKTALKRSIGVGASTANYLDWIGTDVLLFWGSVASNSSPVSSKYMLEAKKNGTKIIVVNPYKEPAMDKYWIPSNPESALFGTKIADDFYQVNIGGDIAFMHGIMKHWFDMEKAERGSAVNHNFVNEHVNGYEDLKKKVKEQSWEEIIKSSGVTKERIIELAELLANSKNAVYAWALGLTMHSFATDNISQVANLALLRGHLGRKHNGLMPFRGHSSVQGSGEMGADPFVLPGGDFYGDTFDRIQNLWGFELEKWQGDIVGVTLENILLPEDHERKIKLYYLSGGNFLETMPDPDFIEKALSELDIRVHQDIILNTSTLVDAKEAVIVLPAKTRYEQEGGGTSTSTERMVYFSPEIEGNKNKIAEAREEWKIYIDLAKRVKPETAHLVDFKDAQEIRDEIAVANPNYDGIQHLKKAGDVFQWGGAWLCEDGICPTPDGKGTLVTVDIPDLGKKEGQFIVTSRRGKQFNSMVYKEVDPLNGAGRYDVLMNAEDGKDLSIAEGEGIVLYNGFGVFQGRAKFVDIARGNVEVHFPEGNFLLPRGRYEKFAGIPDYNITVTLEKADRYNARKDVEYNEKHIAEDEIDAPA, translated from the coding sequence GTGGGAAAAACAAAACATCCAGGACCTCAGAATAAAAAGGCCATGCCGGATCCAAAGCATTGGGTGAGTCCGATTCCATTCGGTCTTGGCAAAATCAAGCCAAAGCATATGAGGGATACAGCAAAAATTCTTTGGGAAAACAAAGATAATATCGGCTATGCCACAAATATACTTACAAAAGGTGTCTGTGACGGCTGTGCGCTTGGCGTTTCCGGTCTTTATGACCAGACGCTTAAAGGGCCTCACGTGTGCACAACACGTTTAAATGTCCTTCGTTTAAACACGGCCGGTGCGATTAAACCGGACATCTTGCATGCTGATATCGATGAGCTGCGCAAATATGACAGCACGGAGCTTCGTAAATTGGGCCGCATTCCATATCCGATGATCCGCAGAAAAGGCGAGCGCAAATTCTCCCGGATCACCTGGGATGATGCGATGAACATGATCGCTGAAAAAATGAAGGTTCTTGATCCGAAGCAATATGCTTTTTACCTGACTAGCCGCGGAATTACGAATGAATCGTATTATGTGGCCGGCAAAGTTGCACGTTTCCTGGGAACGAACCACATTGATAATGCGAGCCGTATTTGCCATTCGCCTTCTAAAACCGCTTTAAAGCGTTCCATTGGGGTAGGAGCTTCCACAGCCAATTACCTGGACTGGATCGGAACAGATGTCCTGTTATTCTGGGGAAGCGTGGCTTCGAACAGCTCGCCTGTATCATCCAAATATATGCTTGAAGCGAAAAAGAACGGCACAAAAATTATCGTCGTTAATCCATATAAAGAGCCTGCGATGGACAAATACTGGATTCCTTCAAACCCTGAATCTGCTTTATTCGGCACAAAAATCGCAGATGACTTTTATCAGGTCAACATCGGCGGAGACATTGCCTTTATGCACGGCATCATGAAGCATTGGTTTGACATGGAGAAAGCAGAGCGCGGTTCTGCCGTCAACCATAACTTTGTGAATGAGCATGTGAATGGCTACGAGGATTTGAAAAAGAAAGTGAAAGAGCAGTCATGGGAAGAGATTATTAAATCTTCCGGTGTAACGAAAGAGCGTATCATTGAGCTTGCTGAACTGCTTGCGAACAGCAAAAACGCAGTCTATGCCTGGGCTCTTGGCCTGACCATGCACTCCTTTGCCACAGATAATATCTCACAGGTAGCGAATCTTGCGCTGCTTCGCGGCCATTTGGGCCGAAAGCATAATGGCTTAATGCCTTTCCGCGGCCATTCATCTGTACAGGGAAGCGGTGAAATGGGTGCCGATCCATTTGTATTGCCTGGCGGAGATTTTTATGGTGACACTTTTGACCGCATTCAAAATCTTTGGGGCTTTGAGCTTGAGAAATGGCAGGGCGATATTGTCGGTGTGACATTGGAAAATATCCTGCTGCCTGAAGACCATGAACGAAAAATCAAGCTTTACTATCTATCAGGTGGCAACTTCCTTGAGACCATGCCGGATCCTGATTTTATCGAAAAAGCTCTTTCTGAACTGGATATCCGTGTTCACCAGGATATCATCTTAAATACTTCTACCCTGGTTGATGCAAAAGAAGCGGTCATCGTGCTGCCTGCCAAAACAAGGTACGAGCAGGAGGGCGGCGGTACCTCCACTTCAACGGAGAGAATGGTGTACTTCAGTCCTGAAATTGAAGGAAATAAAAATAAAATTGCAGAGGCGCGCGAAGAGTGGAAAATTTATATTGATCTGGCGAAGCGCGTAAAGCCTGAAACGGCCCATCTGGTTGATTTTAAAGATGCACAGGAAATCCGGGATGAAATTGCTGTAGCGAATCCTAATTATGATGGCATCCAGCATCTGAAAAAAGCAGGGGATGTCTTCCAATGGGGCGGAGCATGGCTTTGCGAGGACGGCATTTGCCCGACTCCGGATGGAAAAGGCACACTCGTTACCGTTGATATTCCAGACCTCGGCAAAAAAGAAGGCCAGTTCATCGTCACATCACGCCGCGGCAAGCAGTTCAATTCCATGGTCTACAAAGAAGTGGACCCTCTGAATGGCGCCGGACGATACGATGTATTAATGAACGCAGAAGATGGAAAAGACTTAAGCATTGCAGAGGGTGAAGGGATCGTCCTTTACAACGGATTCGGTGTCTTCCAGGGAAGAGCCAAATTCGTCGACATCGCCCGTGGCAACGTTGAAGTCCACTTCCCGGAAGGAAACTTCCTGTTGCCAAGAGGCCGCTATGAAAAATTCGCGGGCATCCCTGACTACAACATCACGGTTACCCTCGAAAAAGCGGACCGCTACAATGCCCGCAAAGACGTGGAATATAACGAAAAACACATCGCTGAAGATGAAATTGATGCACCAGCATAA
- a CDS encoding class I SAM-dependent methyltransferase: MEKAILSHNDLLEMLDGLLREPKIFWENFYEDRDKEIPFFKVKGPDENLFEYMQNGLHAGKVMEIGCGPGRNAIFLAKNGVQVDAIDFSERAIKWAGERANEAQVEINFECISLFDFHFEPQSYDFIYDSGMFHHLPPHRRLTYLEIIKAALKPGGKFGLVCFNPDGALPTPDWEVYRIGSLKGGIGYTEERLKEIFQDDFHFLKLRTMKKMQQPNDLFGENFLWACLMSLR; this comes from the coding sequence ATGGAAAAAGCTATTTTAAGTCATAATGACTTATTGGAAATGCTGGATGGATTGTTAAGAGAACCAAAAATATTCTGGGAAAACTTCTACGAAGACCGGGACAAAGAGATTCCATTTTTCAAAGTAAAAGGACCGGATGAAAATCTTTTTGAGTATATGCAAAATGGCCTGCACGCGGGGAAGGTGATGGAAATTGGATGCGGCCCTGGAAGGAATGCCATATTTCTGGCAAAGAATGGGGTACAAGTGGATGCCATCGATTTTTCCGAAAGGGCGATCAAATGGGCAGGTGAAAGAGCAAATGAAGCACAGGTGGAAATTAATTTTGAATGTATATCTCTATTCGACTTTCATTTTGAACCTCAAAGCTATGATTTTATTTATGACAGCGGCATGTTTCATCACCTTCCGCCGCATAGAAGGCTTACATACCTGGAAATAATCAAAGCTGCACTAAAGCCTGGAGGAAAATTTGGGCTGGTATGCTTTAATCCCGATGGAGCACTTCCCACGCCGGACTGGGAGGTGTATCGCATTGGCAGCCTAAAGGGAGGCATCGGATATACGGAAGAACGATTGAAAGAGATCTTTCAAGATGACTTCCATTTTCTGAAGCTTAGAACGATGAAAAAAATGCAGCAGCCCAATGATCTATTCGGGGAAAATTTTTTATGGGCGTGTTTGATGAGCTTAAGATAA
- the proB gene encoding glutamate 5-kinase, giving the protein MKKERIVVKIGSSSLTNNNGGLCMEKLEEHAAALSRLKEKGHEVILISSGAVAAGFADLGYPSRPVTIAGKQAAAAVGQGLLMQGYTEEFKKYGIVAAQLLLTRQNFLHKEQYQNAHATLSELLKRNVLPIINENDSVSIEELAFGDNDMLSALVCGLVQAHRLIILTDVNGIYDSNPRTNSEAKKFNFLTEITEELMNAAAGSGSKVGTGGMVTKLAAARTALALGVQVFIGVGHGAGKLIEILEGKGDGTYIGITSQPSVKTSKQWLALHSVPNGKIEVDHGAAQAILTQGKSLLPAGVTSITGHFHIQDVVEVIGPKGDLIGKGQVNFTSDELRAIKGLSSAEAMQMAGSDRRVVIHRDHWVTQKRKEKSSWS; this is encoded by the coding sequence GTGAAGAAGGAACGGATTGTTGTGAAAATTGGAAGCAGTTCGCTGACTAATAACAATGGCGGATTGTGCATGGAAAAGCTGGAGGAGCATGCAGCTGCCCTTTCACGGCTGAAGGAGAAGGGGCATGAGGTTATATTAATTTCATCCGGAGCCGTTGCTGCAGGGTTTGCAGATCTTGGATATCCTTCGCGCCCGGTGACCATTGCGGGAAAACAGGCGGCCGCCGCAGTGGGCCAGGGATTATTAATGCAGGGATATACGGAAGAATTCAAAAAGTATGGCATCGTTGCAGCGCAATTGCTGCTGACAAGGCAAAACTTCCTGCATAAGGAGCAATACCAAAATGCACATGCCACATTGTCCGAACTATTGAAGCGGAATGTACTTCCGATCATTAATGAAAATGATTCTGTATCGATTGAGGAGCTGGCCTTTGGTGATAACGATATGCTGTCAGCGCTTGTCTGCGGGCTGGTACAGGCACATCGCCTGATCATCCTGACAGATGTGAATGGAATTTATGATTCCAATCCCCGCACAAATTCAGAAGCAAAAAAGTTCAATTTTTTAACAGAAATAACGGAGGAATTGATGAATGCTGCCGCAGGGTCAGGCTCAAAGGTGGGAACCGGCGGAATGGTGACAAAGCTTGCGGCGGCAAGGACAGCATTAGCACTTGGTGTGCAGGTTTTCATAGGCGTGGGGCATGGCGCGGGAAAGCTGATTGAGATCCTTGAAGGCAAAGGGGATGGGACTTATATAGGCATCACATCACAGCCGAGTGTCAAAACCTCCAAGCAGTGGCTTGCGCTGCATTCTGTTCCGAATGGGAAAATTGAAGTGGATCACGGTGCTGCACAGGCCATATTAACTCAGGGGAAAAGCCTGCTGCCTGCAGGTGTGACCAGCATAACAGGCCATTTTCATATTCAGGATGTGGTGGAAGTGATTGGCCCAAAAGGTGATTTGATCGGCAAGGGGCAGGTTAATTTCACATCCGATGAGCTTCGGGCCATTAAAGGTCTATCCAGTGCAGAAGCTATGCAGATGGCCGGGAGCGACCGCCGGGTTGTCATTCACCGGGATCACTGGGTAACCCAAAAAAGAAAGGAGAAAAGTTCATGGAGTTAA
- a CDS encoding L-lactate MFS transporter produces the protein MFRCGHAWSRISRKYGILAIFVHNLRGTGGIGLGVGYIAPVSTLVKWFPDRRGFATGLAIMGFGFAAAVASPVMDGLIKSVGTANTFFILGAAYLIIMTLSSLYLEKPPEGWAPEGMKEKAAAGKIKIKQDLAQLTANEAVKTTRFYYLWFMLFINVTCGIAILSAAKPLAQESIGLTTAEAATLVGVLGIFNGLGRLAWASISDYIGRPNTYTIFFVSQIALFLLLPITKEAILFQIMLAVVYTMYGGGFSSIPAFIGDVFGTKQLGAIHGYILTAWAAAGLAGPMFAAWMKDSTGSYASSLTSFAGLFVVALIVSILIRFDMKKLRRQNEANERIAS, from the coding sequence ATTTTTCGGTGCGGGCATGCTTGGAGCCGGATTAGCCGTAAATATGGGATCCTTGCCATTTTTGTACATAACTTACGGGGTACTGGGGGAATTGGTTTGGGAGTCGGCTATATTGCTCCGGTATCCACACTGGTAAAATGGTTCCCTGACCGCCGCGGATTTGCAACAGGTCTTGCCATCATGGGATTTGGCTTTGCTGCAGCGGTAGCGAGTCCGGTTATGGATGGATTAATTAAATCTGTTGGTACAGCAAACACATTCTTTATTTTAGGTGCTGCCTACTTGATCATTATGACATTATCATCTTTATATCTAGAAAAACCGCCTGAAGGCTGGGCACCTGAAGGCATGAAGGAAAAAGCTGCAGCTGGAAAAATCAAAATTAAACAGGATTTAGCACAGTTAACGGCGAATGAAGCAGTAAAGACAACCCGATTCTATTATTTATGGTTCATGCTGTTCATTAATGTAACGTGCGGAATTGCAATTTTGTCTGCTGCAAAGCCGCTGGCACAGGAAAGCATAGGCCTGACAACGGCAGAAGCAGCTACGCTTGTCGGAGTGCTTGGCATCTTTAATGGACTTGGCCGTCTGGCATGGGCATCCATTTCTGATTATATTGGCCGCCCGAACACGTATACGATTTTCTTCGTATCACAGATCGCCCTATTCCTTTTGCTGCCGATCACAAAAGAAGCGATTCTATTCCAGATTATGCTTGCTGTTGTGTACACCATGTATGGCGGAGGATTCTCATCCATCCCGGCATTTATCGGCGACGTTTTTGGAACAAAGCAGCTTGGCGCCATTCATGGCTACATCCTTACAGCATGGGCAGCAGCAGGTCTTGCAGGCCCAATGTTTGCAGCATGGATGAAGGATTCAACTGGAAGCTATGCTTCAAGTCTGACAAGCTTTGCCGGACTTTTTGTAGTGGCACTCATTGTGTCAATCCTGATCCGTTTTGATATGAAAAAATTGCGCAGGCAAAATGAAGCAAATGAGCGTATAGCAAGTTAA
- a CDS encoding polysaccharide deacetylase family protein — translation MKKLLKIILWIILLLGIAFLLFEVSKSRNFQFFGGLVNKAETEDKVVAVTFDDGPDVNTDEILTILREEDVKATFYLTGKEIEHHMEDAKKIVGEGHEIGNHSYSHSRMVLKSPTFIKEEIEKTDDLIRQTGYKGEIHFRPPYGKKLFLLPYYLSKQERKTVLWNIEPESFPDIEGDADKITEYVEENIEPGSIILLHVMYESRDESLKSVKKIIASLKEQGYQMTTVSDLLKHQK, via the coding sequence ATGAAAAAACTGCTTAAAATTATCCTATGGATTATCTTGCTATTAGGAATTGCCTTTTTGCTCTTTGAAGTATCGAAGTCCAGGAACTTTCAGTTTTTCGGCGGCCTTGTTAATAAAGCAGAAACAGAGGACAAAGTTGTAGCCGTGACTTTTGATGATGGACCTGACGTTAATACTGATGAAATCTTAACAATTTTACGGGAAGAGGATGTTAAAGCCACTTTCTATTTAACAGGAAAAGAGATTGAACATCATATGGAAGATGCGAAAAAAATTGTGGGAGAAGGGCATGAAATCGGCAATCATTCCTACTCTCATTCACGTATGGTATTAAAATCTCCCACTTTTATCAAAGAAGAAATTGAGAAAACAGATGATTTAATCAGGCAGACAGGCTATAAAGGAGAAATTCATTTTCGTCCTCCATACGGGAAAAAGTTATTTCTCCTGCCTTACTACTTGTCTAAACAGGAGCGAAAAACGGTTTTGTGGAATATCGAGCCTGAAAGTTTTCCGGACATAGAAGGGGATGCAGATAAAATCACGGAGTATGTAGAGGAAAATATAGAACCAGGCTCCATCATTCTTCTTCATGTCATGTATGAAAGCCGGGATGAGTCTCTGAAATCTGTTAAGAAAATAATTGCTTCATTAAAAGAGCAAGGATACCAAATGACCACCGTTTCGGACTTGCTGAAACATCAAAAATAG
- a CDS encoding aspartyl-phosphate phosphatase Spo0E family protein, whose protein sequence is MTTPSTAIKKLHNDIDVLRKKMISVGKNKGLSHPDTLMYSEELDKLIYKVQRSKLIH, encoded by the coding sequence ATGACCACACCTTCGACTGCTATAAAAAAACTTCACAATGACATCGATGTCCTGCGCAAAAAGATGATTTCTGTTGGAAAAAACAAGGGATTGTCACACCCTGATACGCTCATGTACTCAGAGGAGCTCGATAAGCTCATCTATAAAGTGCAGCGAAGCAAGCTCATCCATTAG
- a CDS encoding putative holin-like toxin, giving the protein MGTFEVLSLMISFGMFVIAMLQFTDRDRNS; this is encoded by the coding sequence ATGGGTACCTTTGAAGTGTTGTCTTTGATGATCAGTTTCGGTATGTTTGTTATCGCCATGCTCCAGTTCACAGATAGAGACAGGAATTCATGA